A DNA window from Megalobrama amblycephala isolate DHTTF-2021 linkage group LG11, ASM1881202v1, whole genome shotgun sequence contains the following coding sequences:
- the si:ch211-140l13.3 gene encoding centromere protein J isoform X3, whose translation MSAEIPQNRTVVETSLSQKTNIFQSVSSVVQHHEESQSNCQLPPMSESDPSFPSKSVSQEAFEEQRVSEMGRSACQPAQHMSERSPQENPGQNELLLQRQVKQLQRVLQEQNALLSLISPGMILSPTFLAQGQAQTPQSSSEADSLNPTENLDAFKESSTKPSYSGQIENESEALATNNSNAELRCLSPIKEESSEPAQEDCPLSPFGLRQGLPPNPEERPIRPGLREEQKTFEEFVEEHLKTDHAVLQYENQVSTQITGAEKRNFLRKGEGTSRISKGKDSSQSVKRRCSISPQTMNIKPSQQSVRPTEEMPNRSSPALKGVGDLSDQRSGLEDSLKRTVDLQEDNYSSNSKGKVKALTANIANNAASLKSKHSEGVMRNYGKTNGSKPSGSAKAQSRSVGFKKINDHIVKVNEKNRLTKHYHQSGHTSKEVNLTDEVMESLALSESNESTSSEDGPNSQPHSPFPHYLSRHTDHKDQSLDLSDGDYASDAPSETRFNEENRTSTPMSSSSSFSSDSELKSLEGSMANRSKKTEERGANSDFRPPSAPEPLTKTFPKVKVTPEDVTHGMEQEKPHTSIRSKMEEHDFNGEDGCRPLLRLKKELHEPQDLREQISSLKQQLMESESHWSQAHSLLQSRVDALTRENQELHNRLSTNKRSHQSAGSSAPQAGSYSAFEKSREEPQKTPHVRSATPAFNKPTIHKTQQIDANGRSVTKANRITECTASSLRKNSALSTDSPQNNGIISRGGKGSLFYHHTDCNDAQMASQARKNKVHEETHYPDGRVERLFLNGCRVITFRNGTKKEIGVDKSVTVTFFNGDVKRTLADGTVIYYYCDAQTTHSTYPSGLEVVQFPNNQRETHHPDGTREISFPDGTVKILHSDGREESVFPDGTIVKISQHGEKMVEFTNGQREIHTSQYKRRMYPDGTVKTVYTNGRQETKFSSGRVRIKSNECIIMDKK comes from the exons ATGTCTGCAGAAATACCCCAAAACCGAACTGTGGTAGAAACCAGTTTGAGtcaaaagacaaacatcttTCAATCTGTCAGCTCTGTTGTCCAGCATCATGAAGAAAGCCAGTCGAACTGCCAATTACCTCCAATGAGTGAATCTGACCCCAGTTTTCCATCTAAGTCGGTGAGTCAGGAGGCTTTTGAGGAACAGCGGGTATCTGAAATGGGCAGATCTGCCTGCCAACCTGCCCAACATATGTCTGAAAGATCCCCTCAAGAG AATCCAGGCCAAAATGAGCTTCTCCTTCAGCGTCAGGTGAAGCAGTTGCAGAGGGTTTTACAGGAACAGAACGCACTGCTCTCTCTGATCAGTCCAG GAATGATTTTATCTCCCACATTCTTAGCTCAAGGGCAAGCCCAGACACCTCAAAGCTCTTCAGAAGCTGATTCCCTCAACCCTACCGAGAATTTAGATGCCTTCAAGGAAAGCTCAACCAAACCCTCATATTCTGGCCAGATTGAGAATGAGTCAGAGGCTCTGGCAACTAATAACAGCAATG CAGAGCTCAGATGCTTGTCTCCTATTAAAGAAGAGTCTTCAGAACCTGCACAAGAAGACTGTCCTCTTAGCCCTTTCGGATTGAGGCAAGGTCTCCCACCAAACCCAGAGGAAAG GCCTATTCGACCAGGACTGAGAGAAGAGCAAAAAACATTTGAAGAGTTTGTTGAAGAACATCTGAAAACAGACCATGCTGTTCTCCAATATGAGAATCAG GTTAGTACACAAATCACAGGAGCAGAGAAGAGGAATTTCCTTCGTAAAGGAGAAGGAACATCTAGAATTTCGAAGGGTAAGGACTCCTCACAAAGTGTGAAGAGGAGATGCTCTATTAGTCCACAAACAATGAACATAAAGCCTAGTCAGCAGTCGGTACGACCCACTGAAGAGATGCCAAATAGGAGCAGTCCTGCACTGAAGGGTGTAGGAGACCTCAGTGACCAAAGATCTGGCCTGGAAGACTCTTTAAAGAGGACCGTTGATCTACAAGAAGATAATTATTCATCAAACAGCAAAGGGAAAGTCAAAGCTTTGACTGCTAATATTGCTAACAATGCAGCCTCACTTAaaagtaagcacagtgaaggagTCATGAGGAATTATGGTAAAACCAATGGAAGTAAGCCAAGTGGATCTGCTAAGGCACAAAGTAGGAGCGTtggctttaaaaaaattaatgaccACATAGTCAAAGTCAATGAGAAAAATCGTCTTACCAAACACTACCATCAAAGTGGACATACATCTAAAGAAGTCAATTTAACCGACGAGGTGATGGAGTCACTGGCTCTTAGTGAATCTAACGAAAGCACTAGCAGTGAAGACGGACCCAACTCTCAGCCTCACAGTCCGTTTCCTCATTATCTTTCAAGGCACACGGATCACAAAGATCAGAGTCTGGATCTGTCGGATGGCGACTACGCTAGTGATGCTCCGAGTGAGACTCGATTCAATGAAGAAAATCGCACTTCAACTCCTATGTCTAGTTCTTCGAGCTTCAGCAGTGATTCTGAACTCAAGAGCTTAGAGGGGTCTATGGCTAACCGCTCCAAGAAAACAGAAGAAAGAGGGGCCAACAGTGATTTTAGACCACCTTCTGCTCCTGAACCTCTCACAAAGACATTTCCAAAAGTCAAGGTTACTCCAGAAGACGTCACGCATGGCATGGAGCAAGAGAAACCACATACTTCAATCAG GTCGAAGATGGAAGAGCATGATTTTAATGGTGAGGATGGCTGTAGACCTTTGCTCAGGCTTAAGAAAGAACTTCATGAACCTCAG GATCTGAGAGAGCAGATCTCATCTCTGAAGCAGCAGCTGATGGAGAGCGAGTCTCACTGGTCACAGGCCCACAGTCTCCTCCAGAGCCGTGTGGATGCCCTCACCCGAGAGAACCAGGAGCTTCACAACAGGCTCAGTACAAACAAGAGATCGCACCAGAGCGCTGGTTCCTCTGCTCCTCAGGCCGGATCATACAGCGCA TTTGAGAAAAGCAGAGAGGAACCACAGAAGACCCCTCATGTTAGGAGCGCAACTCCAGCCTTTAACAAACCCACCATCCATAAGACACAACAGATCGAT GCAAATGGACGCTCTGTTACCAAAGCTAATAGAATAACTGAATGCACAGCCAGCTCTTTGA GAAAGAATTCTGCACTTTCCACTGACAGTCCACAGAACAATGGCATCATTTCACGAGGCGGAAAG GGAAGTTTGTTTTATCATCATACTGACTGCAATGATGCACAAATGGCATCCCAGGCCAGAAAAAACAAAGTACATGAGGAAACTCACTATCCAGATGGACGG GTTGAACGTctttttttgaatggatgtcgtGTGATCACATTTCGCAATGGAACGAAGAAAGAGATTGGTGTTGACAAGTCGGTCACTGTTACTTTCTTCAATGGAGATGTTAAACGCACACTGGCTGATGGGACTGTG ATATACTACTATTGTGATGCTCAAACAACACACTCAACCTATCCATCTGGTTTGGAGGTTGTACAGTTTCCAAACAACCAAAgag AAACACACCATCCTGACGGCACAAGGGAAATATCCTTCCCTGATGGCACCGTCAAGATTCTCCACTCCGATGGTCGAGAGGAAAGCGTTTTTCCAGATGGAACTATTGTCAAGATATCACA ACATGGTGAAAAGATGGTGGAGTTTACTAACGGGCAGAGAGAGATCCATACTTCACAGTACAAGCGGAGGATGTACCCGGATGGAACCGTTAAAACTGTCTATACGAATGGGAGGCAAGAGACAAAGTTCTCATCTGGGAGGGTTCGCATTAAGAGCAATGAATGCATCATTATGGACAAAAAGTGA